TCAATTCTACGAGGATGCCACTTATCAACGCTGTTTTAAACGTGAGAAACGAGAATCTCTTATTCCCTGAAAAGGAATGATTACTCACAAACACTCTTGAATAGTATTTCTGCCAGCCGAATTGAGGGAGCAAATTGAACCAGAAGTGGCAAAGCTTGGTCAAGAGGTGTTGGCTGACAGAATATTCGCCTGGATCACAGATGCGGAGCGAAACAAGCCGTATCTCAAAGGATCTGGCCGGAATGCATttgggcaatggcaaggaaAACTCATCATGGCAGAAGGGTGGCGCCAGCTGCAGGAATTTGGCTTCGCGAAAGGGCAAGTTGATCTTTCTTACGAGTATTGAGTCTCATCGTTAACATTCGCCTTCGGGCTGAGGGGTTGCAGTTTTGTCGCCGATGCCTATGACACCCCGTACGGGCCTTTCGCACGAAATAGACAGTTCCTCCGCTTGTTTCTGTGGGAAGGGTCATCTGCAAACGTTACGTGCCCCACCGCGATGCAAGATGGCGCAGCTAGGATGCTACAGGTGCATCTAACCACTCCCAGCCTGGCAGCCAAACTATCAGAGACAGAAAAGAGAGTATTTGAGAATGCGTTCCAACACTTGACGACCCGAGACCCCAAGTTTTCATGGACCAGCGGGCAATGGATGACCGAAAGGCCTGGTGGAAGCGACGTATCATTGACTGAGACGACAGCTGTTTATCAGCCAAATGAGACCAAGGCGATGGCAtccaaagaagagggcatcCCGCTAGGCCCATGGAGCATCAACGGATTCAAGTGGTTTTCGTCCGCCACTGATTCCGACATGACGATTCTGCTTGCAAGAACTCCAGCTGGCAAAGTGTCTACCTTTCTTGCGCCACTTCGGAAGCATGATCCTGCTGCTTTGAGTGAATCTGGAAATCCCGATCCAAATGGACAGTGCCTTAACGGCGTGCGCATTCAGCGTCTTAAGAATAAGCTCGGGACCCAATCTCTCCCCACAGCAGAGCTCGTCCTGGAAGACATGCGTGGGTGGATTATCGGGGAAGAAAACCGCGGCATTCAGGAAATCTCCGTCCTGCTGCACTTGACGCGAATACACTCCACCAGCCAAGCAGTCGGATACTTGGGCCGTGGCCTAGCAGTCGCGCGAGCATTTGCGAGAGTCAGGGACGTCGGGGCCGGCAGAGGCGCTAGAATGAGACTGACTGACAGCTCACTGCATATGAAGACATTGGCACGGATGACTGCCGAGTACAGACGGATAATGCTTCTGCACATGTTTACCGTGTATATCCTTGGGCTGTCTGAACATCCGACGGAAATGGGGGCGGATATAACACCAGCGCTCAAGGCACTGACCCCTCCACCAAAGGACCTCTTGCCGCTTCTGAGGGTCCTCTCTACACTGACAAAGGCATATGTCTGCAACTCAGCCCTGAGATTGCTGTATTCCTGTATGGAATCGATCGGTGGCGTGGGCTATCTGCTGAACGAGGAACAAGAATATCTCAACATTGCGCGTCTCTATAGAGACGCTGCTGTGCTACCCATCTGGGAGGGTACTACCGATTTGCTGAGCACTGACTTTATTAGGGCACTCAAGCGTCCTGAATCTGGAGTGCAGTCACTTGATGCCTTGGACCGCTTCATTAAACAGGCATTTTCTTTGGGTGGAGATGCCTCTAATCACCAAAGAGTGGTGAAAAGGTGGGAGAGTGAGAGAAACCGCATTACCAGGGAATCTCAAAGCGATCTTGTCGGCAAGGGCAGAGACATCATGTGGTCTGTTACGGAAGTTTTGATGGCAGCTTTGCTGCATGTCGACGCCAACAACGACGGGGATGTCACTGAGCGAGAAATTCTGCAACGGTATTTGGAGGACAGATTCTCGGTAAAAGAAAGAGTTGGTGTATCCACAAGggaagagctggaaaaggaCTTTACCATTGTGTATGGCGAAGAAAGATCAAAGACTGGCTCCAATCTGTAAGCGACCAGATGTAGTGCATCAAATGGAAAATGCCGCCGAGACCATGATTAGGTGAACATTGAACACAGTCGACAAGGTAGCGTCAGGTATTGGACATAGGATATCCGAGTTATCACCGTCATTATGAATTCAGGCAGTACTCCTCTGCATTTCCAAGCCAGATTTGTAATTGAGGTTAGGGGAATCTGCGATTGATGTCATTCGCTGAGGCTCCGAGATTTCTGCTCCAAGACATGGCCCGAGGAGAGCCTCCATCTAGCGGGATGCCGCTAGAACCATTCTAGTCAACAGTACCCCAGCTTGTGGCTTCTCGCTAACGGATGCTAAGCATTAGCTTCATGAGGCGGTTTAGCGTCTCGAGCTGCCGATGTCACGGCCGAGTGCCGACGTGATGGACGATGGAGAGATATAAAGCAGAGCATCAGGCACTAAATCGACACGATGGTTAGACAAGCAAACAGCCACAAGTTGAACAGATAGTCCAAGACTCACATACAACCGCAATGGCTTCTCAGATGAAAATTGAACGCATAATCCACGAAGAGGGCTCCAGCGTAAACTTTGGGGCTCACATCTCCAATGTGGATTTGGAAAACGCATCAGGTAAGAAGGGACTCACAATGTGTTTTTTCAAGCCCATTCCTGGTGGAAGACTGTGTTAGAGCTAAATATTGGTGGGAATGGTGACTTACATCGTTCGCATCCAGACACCGACATGGCTATTCTTGCAGAGGCCTTCTACAAGTACCAGGTCCTGGTGCTGAAGAACCAAGAGAATTTGTCACCACGAGCCCAGTACGAGTTCACGGAACGCCTCAACTCGGCTGCATCAATGGGCCACGGCAATAAGCACAACCCCAAGAGATTCCTCTTGAGCCCAGACCTCAACACTGTTCCCCACCAGCCACAGGTACAAATCATCGGCAACGGCTTCGTGCCCGAGCATCAAGGTGCCAAAAATCTCAAGCTGCGATATCCACACCACCTCTCGTCACACTCCACCACAATCgctgacgaggacgatgtgGAATTCACCCGCTTCTACCGCTGGCACATTGATGCTGCTCTGTACGATGATGCGCCTCCCGTTGCCACGACGATTCTGGCCGTGACGCTGCCCAAGAGACGCATGCAGACGGTGCGCTACGACGATGGCACAGGAGATGAACTACCAGTTCCGCTCGGTACAATTGCGTTTGCGAGTGGAGAGACGACCTACGATTTGCTCTCGGAAGAGGACAAGGCATTTGCTCGATCAACGAGGGTCGAGTATGCCGCTCATCCGTACATCTGGATGGGTCGAGCCAAGTCGCATCCCACCGGTCTGGGACTCATCTCAGAGGGCAAAGAACTGGATGACGATCAACTGCCGCCTGTTGATCCAGCCTCGATCCAGATTCTACCAATGTGCTGGCGGAACCCCGTCACGAACCGTCTTGCGCTTCAAGTCCACGCAGCTGTTGCACGGCGACTGCATCTTGCAAACGGCGAAGTGATTGACGACTTGGAGCGAGTTCGTGACATCTTGTATCGGCTGCAGAGACCTGGAATTGCACCACAGTTAGTGTACGCGCATGACTGGGAGGAAGGGGATTTTGTGATTTTCCACAATCGTGGGCTTCAGCATTCGATTGTCGGATCGCTGGCGGAAGATGAAGTCAGAGTAATGAGGCAATGTATTATCGCGGGGACTGAGATGCCTGAGGGGCCAGAGGAAGTTGTGTTGTAGCAATGTACCTACGCAGTTATGTAAGCCTCGCTTGTGATAGCGACATATCGATAAACAGATTAGACATGGCGACATTGAACTGATCATTCAGGTAATAGATTGTTACTTTGTCTGCCACCTATTAAGACAATCCACATCATGATTGATGGGCGCGTTGCCATCGATTGATTTGATAGCGTGGGATTCGGAGACAAAGGCGGGGCTACCTGAGAAAATCTACGATTGCATTGCCCTCATGTACGGCTGTCTGCATTAGGCCCACAAGGCTTTTCTCAAGGTAAACAACTACCTACCTATGTAAAACTATTTCATTGGGCCAGCCTcaatttaatatatatattcagTGACTACGCCTTGTTAATATCGATATATCCACGTGATGGACGCATCGTTGGCTTGTGTTGACTGTTGTTGGTTTGGACACTTAACATCTCAGGCAGCAGGATCACAGCCACATCCTTATCTGTACTTAAGAAAGAC
This genomic stretch from Trichoderma breve strain T069 chromosome 1, whole genome shotgun sequence harbors:
- a CDS encoding taurine catabolism dioxygenase tauD, tfdA family domain-containing protein, producing the protein MASQMKIERIIHEEGSSVNFGAHISNVDLENASDTDMAILAEAFYKYQVLVLKNQENLSPRAQYEFTERLNSAASMGHGNKHNPKRFLLSPDLNTVPHQPQVQIIGNGFVPEHQGAKNLKLRYPHHLSSHSTTIADEDDVEFTRFYRWHIDAALYDDAPPVATTILAVTLPKRRMQTVRYDDGTGDELPVPLGTIAFASGETTYDLLSEEDKAFARSTRVEYAAHPYIWMGRAKSHPTGLGLISEGKELDDDQLPPVDPASIQILPMCWRNPVTNRLALQVHAAVARRLHLANGEVIDDLERVRDILYRLQRPGIAPQLVYAHDWEEGDFVIFHNRGLQHSIVGSLAEDEVRVMRQCIIAGTEMPEGPEEVVL
- a CDS encoding acyl-CoA dehydrogenase, middle domain-containing protein, which translates into the protein MESSGADKGFFQRPPSLVNQFYEDATYQRCFKLFLPAELREQIEPEVAKLGQEVLADRIFAWITDAERNKPYLKGSGRNAFGQWQGKLIMAEGWRQLQEFGFAKGFVADAYDTPYGPFARNRQFLRLFLWEGSSANVTCPTAMQDGAARMLQVHLTTPSLAAKLSETEKRVFENAFQHLTTRDPKFSWTSGQWMTERPGGSDVSLTETTAVYQPNETKAMASKEEGIPLGPWSINGFKWFSSATDSDMTILLARTPAGKVSTFLAPLRKHDPAALSESGNPDPNGQCLNGVRIQRLKNKLGTQSLPTAELVLEDMRGWIIGEENRGIQEISVLLHLTRIHSTSQAVGYLGRGLAVARAFARVRDVGAGRGARMRLTDSSLHMKTLARMTAEYRRIMLLHMFTVYILGLSEHPTEMGADITPALKAYVCNSALRLLYSCMESIGGVGYLLNEEQEYLNIARLYRDAAVLPIWEGTTDLLSTDFIRALKRPESGVQSLDALDRFIKQAFSLGGDASNHQRVVKRWESERNRITRESQSDLVGKGRDIMWSVTEVLMAALLHVDANNDGDVTEREILQRYLEDRFSVKERVGVSTREELEKDFTIVYGEERSKTGSNL